The following coding sequences lie in one Desulfitibacter alkalitolerans DSM 16504 genomic window:
- a CDS encoding GTP-binding protein translates to MAKKKFERTKPHVNVGTIGHVDHGKTTLTAAITVCLSKKGGAVATAYDQIDNAPEERERGITISTAHVEYETDNRHYAHVDCPGHADYVKNMITGAAQMDGAILVVSAADGPMPQTREHILLARQVGVPYIVVF, encoded by the coding sequence ATGGCCAAGAAAAAATTTGAGAGGACCAAACCCCACGTTAACGTAGGAACAATAGGTCACGTAGACCATGGGAAGACAACATTAACAGCAGCAATAACAGTATGCCTATCAAAAAAAGGTGGAGCAGTAGCAACAGCATATGATCAAATTGACAATGCGCCAGAAGAAAGAGAAAGAGGCATAACAATCAGTACAGCCCACGTGGAATACGAAACAGATAACAGACACTATGCCCACGTTGACTGTCCAGGACACGCTGACTATGTAAAGAACATGATAACAGGAGCAGCCCAGATGGACGGAGCCATCCTGGTAGTAAGTGCAGCAGATGGACCAATGCCACAGACAAGAGAGCACATATTGCTGGCAAGACAGGTAGGAGTACCATATATAGTAGTATTTTT